Proteins encoded together in one Vibrio metoecus window:
- the speB gene encoding agmatinase, protein MNDLFTKTDYSLYSNAMTFVRRPYVRNPVDTNADVVVLGVPLDMATSGRPGARMGPDAIRRASVNLAWEGKKFPWDFNLFKKINVVDAGDLVFDCGDAEDFTYRLEAATNEILKSGKTMLALGGDHFITLPILRAYAKHYGEMALIHFDAHTDTYANGSAYDHGTMFYHAPKEGLISAKHSVQVGIRTEYKQEGHGFNVINAMQANDMSVEEIVAQIRHIVGDKPVYLTFDIDCLDPAFAPGTGTPVCGGLTSDKILKIIRALKGINLIGMDVVEVSPPYDQSDLTSLAGATIALELLYVWASNKKDEE, encoded by the coding sequence ATGAATGATTTGTTTACTAAAACTGATTATTCACTCTACTCAAACGCGATGACGTTTGTCCGTCGTCCTTATGTGCGTAACCCAGTAGATACTAACGCTGATGTCGTGGTACTTGGCGTGCCTTTGGATATGGCGACTTCAGGTCGTCCGGGTGCACGTATGGGGCCAGACGCGATTCGTCGCGCTTCAGTGAACCTCGCTTGGGAAGGTAAGAAATTCCCTTGGGATTTCAACCTGTTCAAAAAAATCAACGTGGTTGATGCTGGCGATTTGGTTTTTGATTGCGGTGATGCAGAAGATTTCACTTACCGCTTAGAAGCGGCGACCAACGAAATTCTGAAAAGTGGCAAAACTATGCTGGCACTGGGTGGTGATCACTTCATCACTCTGCCAATCCTGCGTGCTTATGCTAAGCACTATGGTGAAATGGCATTGATCCACTTTGATGCACACACGGACACTTACGCGAACGGCAGTGCGTATGACCACGGCACCATGTTCTATCATGCGCCAAAAGAAGGTCTGATCTCGGCTAAGCACTCGGTGCAAGTGGGTATTCGTACGGAATACAAACAAGAAGGCCACGGCTTCAACGTGATTAACGCGATGCAAGCCAACGATATGTCTGTCGAAGAGATTGTGGCGCAAATTCGCCACATCGTAGGTGACAAGCCGGTTTACCTGACGTTCGACATTGACTGCCTGGATCCCGCTTTCGCACCGGGTACGGGTACACCAGTGTGTGGCGGTTTAACGTCAGACAAAATCCTGAAAATCATCCGCGCGCTGAAAGGCATCAACCTGATCGGTATGGATGTGGTAGAAGTGTCTCCTCCTTACGATCAAAGCGACCTGACTTCACTGGCAGGTGCGACGATCGCTCTGGAACTGCTCTACGTTTGGGCATCCAACAAGAAAGACGAAGAGTAA
- the speA gene encoding arginine decarboxylase: protein MEQPSKLDRVRADYNVHYWSQGFFGIDDQGEVYVSPRKDKAHQTQLSSIVKQLEARDLNLPVLVRFPQILHQRVHNICDAFNQAIEEYDYPNKYLLVYPIKVNQQREVVDEILASQAELEHKQLGLEAGSKPELLAVLAMAQQASSVIVCNGYKDREYIRLALIGEKLGHKVFIVLEKLSELDLVLKEAKSLGVKPRLGLRIRLASQGAGKWQSSGGEKSKFGLAASQVLTVINRLKAENQLEALQLVHFHLGSQMANIRDVRNGVNEAVRFYCELRELGAHIDFFDVGGGLAVDYDGTRSQSSNSMNYGLHEYARNIVSTVSDVCNLYGQPRPVIISESGRSITAHHAVLITNVIGTEAYSPEDIPAPDAESPMLIKNMWRGFEEVQHGTDDRALIEIYNDTQSDLSEAHSQFATGVLNLEHRAWAEQLSLRIYHELRQKMSNKNRFHRPILDELQERLADKFFVNFSLFQSLPDAWGIDQVFPVLPLSGLEEMNDRRAVMLDITCDSDGAVEQYVEGQGIESTLPVPAWTSDKPYLMGFFLVGAYQEILGDMHNLFGDTHSVVVNINDKGDSEIAFINEGDTVEDMMRYVHIDVDKIRTNYRQLVSQRVAKEEQETVLAELELGLSGYTYLEDF from the coding sequence GTGGAACAACCATCCAAATTAGACCGCGTTCGCGCTGACTACAATGTGCATTACTGGAGCCAAGGTTTTTTTGGCATTGACGATCAAGGCGAAGTGTATGTATCGCCGAGAAAAGACAAAGCCCATCAAACGCAATTAAGCTCAATTGTTAAACAGCTCGAAGCGCGTGATTTAAATTTGCCTGTGCTTGTACGCTTCCCGCAGATCCTGCATCAACGCGTGCACAACATTTGTGACGCTTTCAATCAGGCGATTGAAGAGTACGACTACCCGAATAAATACCTGCTGGTTTATCCCATCAAAGTGAACCAACAAAGAGAGGTAGTAGACGAAATTCTGGCCAGTCAGGCCGAATTAGAACACAAACAACTCGGCTTGGAAGCGGGCAGTAAGCCTGAGCTTCTGGCGGTGTTGGCAATGGCTCAACAAGCCAGCTCAGTGATTGTATGTAATGGTTATAAAGACAGAGAGTACATTCGTCTGGCACTGATCGGTGAAAAACTGGGTCACAAAGTCTTTATCGTTCTGGAGAAACTCTCAGAGCTGGATCTGGTCCTGAAAGAAGCGAAAAGCCTTGGCGTGAAACCACGTCTGGGTCTGCGTATTCGTCTGGCTTCTCAAGGTGCGGGTAAATGGCAATCGAGCGGCGGTGAAAAATCGAAGTTCGGTCTGGCGGCATCGCAAGTGCTCACCGTGATTAACCGCTTGAAAGCGGAAAATCAACTGGAAGCGCTGCAACTGGTGCATTTCCACCTTGGTTCACAAATGGCGAACATTCGTGATGTACGTAATGGCGTGAACGAAGCAGTGCGTTTCTACTGTGAACTGCGTGAGCTGGGTGCGCACATTGATTTCTTCGACGTTGGTGGCGGCTTGGCCGTCGACTACGATGGTACGCGTAGCCAGTCATCCAACTCGATGAACTACGGTCTGCACGAATATGCGCGTAACATCGTGAGCACAGTCAGTGATGTATGTAACCTGTACGGTCAACCGCGTCCGGTGATCATTTCTGAATCCGGTCGTTCTATCACGGCGCACCACGCGGTGTTGATCACTAACGTAATCGGCACAGAAGCGTATTCACCAGAAGATATTCCTGCACCGGATGCAGAATCTCCAATGCTGATTAAAAACATGTGGCGTGGTTTTGAAGAAGTGCAGCACGGTACCGATGACCGCGCACTGATTGAAATTTACAACGACACGCAAAGCGATCTTTCTGAAGCGCACAGCCAGTTTGCTACTGGAGTACTGAACCTTGAGCACCGTGCATGGGCAGAGCAGTTGTCACTGCGTATCTACCATGAACTGCGTCAGAAGATGAGCAACAAAAACCGCTTCCATCGTCCAATTCTGGATGAGCTGCAAGAGCGTTTGGCGGACAAGTTCTTCGTGAACTTCTCACTGTTCCAGTCACTGCCAGATGCTTGGGGTATCGACCAAGTGTTCCCAGTGCTGCCGCTTTCTGGTTTGGAAGAGATGAACGATCGCCGCGCAGTAATGCTCGACATCACCTGTGACTCAGACGGTGCGGTTGAACAGTACGTGGAAGGCCAAGGCATTGAAAGCACACTGCCTGTACCAGCGTGGACAAGCGACAAGCCTTACCTGATGGGCTTTTTCCTCGTCGGCGCATACCAAGAAATCTTGGGTGATATGCATAACCTGTTTGGTGATACGCACAGCGTAGTGGTAAACATTAATGATAAAGGCGACTCTGAAATTGCCTTTATCAATGAAGGCGACACGGTTGAAGATATGATGCGCTACGTTCACATCGACGTAGATAAAATTCGCACCAACTATCGTCAACTCGTTTCTCAACGTGTTGCCAAAGAAGAACAAGAAACCGTATTGGCGGAACTTGAATTAGGCCTGAGCGGCTATACTTACTTAGAGGATTTCTAA
- a CDS encoding sugar kinase, with translation MKKKIAVLGECMLEIQKTQSGLRQGFGGDTLNTAVYLARLARAANVDLSVSYFTALGKDHLSDDMIKSWQQEGVDTTHVARYADKLPGLYLIENREDGERDFHYWRQDAAARYWIAREDNDHLYTILSDYDLIYLSGITLAIQDSVSLIKLLNLMKKLKESGCVVAFDSNYRERLWPTPAQAQECYEQMLALTDIALLTLDDEQKLYQEKTQNDTLTRLQAFGLTQLVLKSGSDGCMVVTKGKEQWVPTTAIHDVVDTTAAGDSFNAAYIYQWLSSQNAIQAALAGHTLAGQVIRHYGAIIAQEAMPTL, from the coding sequence ATGAAAAAGAAAATTGCTGTGCTGGGCGAATGTATGCTGGAGATCCAGAAAACTCAGTCGGGACTACGACAGGGTTTTGGTGGCGATACGCTGAATACGGCTGTCTACCTTGCTCGTTTAGCTCGCGCTGCAAATGTCGATCTATCGGTCAGCTACTTTACCGCACTGGGTAAAGACCATCTTAGTGATGACATGATCAAAAGCTGGCAACAAGAAGGCGTGGATACCACTCACGTGGCTCGTTATGCAGATAAATTGCCCGGCTTGTATCTGATTGAAAATCGAGAAGATGGTGAGCGTGATTTTCATTACTGGCGACAAGATGCAGCCGCACGTTACTGGATTGCACGGGAAGATAATGACCACTTGTACACCATTTTGTCTGACTACGACCTTATCTATCTCTCGGGAATTACCTTAGCCATCCAAGATAGTGTCTCGCTAATCAAGCTACTGAATTTAATGAAAAAGCTAAAAGAATCGGGCTGTGTGGTGGCGTTTGATAGCAACTATCGGGAGCGCTTATGGCCAACGCCAGCACAAGCTCAGGAATGTTATGAACAGATGTTGGCACTGACGGATATTGCATTACTGACCCTAGACGATGAGCAAAAGCTGTATCAAGAAAAAACGCAAAATGACACCTTAACGCGCTTACAAGCCTTTGGTCTGACTCAACTGGTACTCAAGTCCGGCAGTGATGGCTGCATGGTTGTGACGAAAGGCAAAGAGCAGTGGGTACCGACAACGGCGATTCACGATGTGGTTGATACCACTGCGGCGGGGGACTCGTTTAACGCTGCATATATCTATCAGTGGTTGTCTAGCCAAAACGCAATTCAAGCGGCTTTAGCTGGGCATACATTGGCGGGGCAGGTGATACGCCACTACGGAGCCATCATCGCGCAAGAGGCAATGCCAACACTGTGA
- a CDS encoding AraC family transcriptional regulator, producing the protein MYFLRAIGFSHLHFKIKQLYQLPEGCSSLPESVFYQPMTLIPANEVNIWYQCMEEATKDPDFLLKATQEKRLDMSSPAHRWFFSGADLASTVRRINYGFSSVQSGCSMVGAQVGPILKWIYRNPQIQTEMKVHDGIRMATFMLKVLREYLGEHFAPMRVHLPGKRDNHSLYRDYFGCEVEWNQPRVEIWFHTSHRLATQMQHRPKVKSLAMSYQELDDFLNMPDPTDELKVLYETINYACHYGYPSLQRVSDLLGLSTQQCQRRLHALGMSYSIVLGYVLSNIAVNLLSRKISIEEVAHRLGYEHVASFNRMFKKQRGVTPSQYCQRFEV; encoded by the coding sequence ATGTATTTTTTACGAGCGATAGGTTTTTCTCATCTTCATTTTAAGATCAAGCAACTGTACCAATTGCCGGAAGGGTGCAGTAGCTTACCTGAGTCGGTGTTCTATCAGCCGATGACATTGATCCCTGCGAACGAGGTCAATATTTGGTATCAGTGCATGGAAGAAGCCACAAAAGATCCCGATTTTTTGCTCAAGGCGACTCAAGAGAAGCGACTGGATATGTCGTCCCCTGCACACCGGTGGTTTTTCTCTGGCGCGGATTTAGCCTCAACAGTTCGGCGTATTAACTACGGGTTTAGTAGTGTGCAATCTGGGTGTTCAATGGTGGGTGCGCAAGTCGGCCCCATTTTGAAGTGGATTTACCGCAATCCACAGATTCAAACCGAGATGAAAGTGCATGATGGTATTCGCATGGCCACATTTATGTTGAAAGTTTTGCGGGAATATCTAGGCGAACATTTTGCACCGATGCGGGTACATTTACCTGGCAAAAGGGATAACCACAGTTTGTATCGTGACTATTTTGGCTGTGAGGTGGAGTGGAACCAACCACGGGTGGAGATTTGGTTTCATACTAGCCATCGTTTAGCCACTCAGATGCAGCATCGGCCAAAAGTGAAATCGTTAGCCATGAGCTATCAAGAACTGGATGATTTTCTCAATATGCCCGATCCGACGGATGAGCTTAAAGTGTTGTATGAAACCATCAACTACGCTTGTCATTACGGTTATCCAAGCCTTCAACGGGTATCTGATCTACTTGGTCTTTCTACGCAGCAGTGCCAACGTCGTTTGCACGCGTTAGGGATGAGTTACTCGATCGTACTGGGTTATGTATTAAGTAATATCGCGGTGAATCTACTCAGTCGTAAAATATCGATCGAAGAAGTCGCGCATCGATTGGGTTATGAACATGTTGCCAGTTTTAATCGCATGTTTAAAAAACAGCGCGGTGTAACGCCGAGCCAATATTGCCAACGGTTTGAAGTGTGA
- the kduI gene encoding 5-dehydro-4-deoxy-D-glucuronate isomerase codes for MQIRQAIHSQHAKTLDTENLRSQFLVESIFVDDQYTMTYSHIDRIVFGGIKPLNQTLSFAADLGKTFGVDYFLQRRELGLINIGGDGVVTVDGETYLVAAKEALYVGMGAKEIAFASVNPADPAKFYYNSAPAHQAYPNKKITLQEASPVTLGDAATSNKRTIYKYIVPDVLPTCQLLMGLTQLEPGSLWNTMPCHTHERRMEVYFYFGMQDDAAVFHLMGEPKETRHLVVRNEQAVISPSWSIHSGVGTQAYTFIWGMVGENQVFTDMDHIAMQDLL; via the coding sequence ATGCAAATACGCCAAGCAATCCATAGCCAACATGCGAAAACCCTCGACACTGAAAATCTACGCAGCCAGTTTTTGGTTGAATCGATCTTTGTCGATGACCAATACACCATGACCTACAGCCATATCGACCGCATCGTGTTTGGTGGGATTAAGCCCCTTAACCAAACGCTGAGTTTTGCGGCAGACCTAGGCAAAACTTTCGGCGTTGATTACTTCTTACAACGCCGCGAATTAGGGCTTATTAACATCGGCGGCGATGGCGTGGTAACGGTTGATGGTGAAACTTACCTAGTTGCGGCCAAAGAAGCCTTGTATGTGGGTATGGGGGCTAAAGAGATCGCGTTCGCTAGTGTAAACCCTGCGGATCCTGCGAAGTTTTACTACAACAGCGCGCCAGCTCATCAAGCTTATCCAAACAAAAAGATCACCTTACAAGAAGCGTCACCAGTAACTTTGGGTGATGCCGCAACCAGTAACAAGCGAACCATTTACAAGTACATCGTTCCAGATGTGTTGCCAACATGCCAATTGCTGATGGGGCTCACTCAACTAGAACCAGGTTCACTGTGGAATACCATGCCTTGCCACACTCATGAGCGCCGGATGGAAGTCTACTTCTACTTTGGCATGCAAGATGACGCAGCTGTGTTCCATTTGATGGGCGAACCGAAAGAAACACGTCACCTCGTTGTACGTAACGAGCAGGCGGTTATTTCACCAAGCTGGTCTATCCATTCCGGAGTGGGGACTCAGGCTTACACCTTTATCTGGGGTATGGTGGGTGAAAACCAAGTCTTCACCGATATGGATCATATCGCAATGCAAGACTTGCTATAA
- a CDS encoding OprD family outer membrane porin — MKMKNVGSKTLVCTSVLTALFAASAFAETLDPNDIRNQSAAAVDLATEAKQAFYDSSSSKLHSFLYFRDREERKEGESFKPNIENQTLQLAWDYKSGYFKDTVGLDIWANINQKIGDTTGMSEILYFDHECANDPSSQTYDPATGKTTRVACEKSYAALSVVALKAKFGDDAAGLALRGGYTPINFGTIRSSWGLNPHAYRGIEAKAHFGNWVVGYAFADEFKNDWRKDFLPMTTVWHQQQNPLSPTQGYVIDYIQTVGAVYNFDGGSFDVGYGIGKEYRTNWQALAKYGFELGSAKVDLTGFYHGSIAEETELTGVKDAKVQSYIGFGANIKQGNFTWIAGVSATDTQGEELNYNFRLTPWANSDNRSFQQTLSGLDDYNTDGTRAVKLGVNYNFASFGVPGLSAGMGGNYATHVRSDAQKAIYDGSMYSVDWNVGYKFLDGGLEGLNIQTFRSLFRGDDIVHKNDRNDLKVLISYSVTLK, encoded by the coding sequence ATGAAAATGAAAAATGTAGGCTCTAAAACCCTCGTTTGTACCTCCGTTTTAACGGCTCTGTTTGCTGCATCTGCCTTTGCAGAAACACTGGATCCAAACGATATTCGTAACCAAAGTGCAGCTGCGGTTGATCTTGCGACTGAAGCCAAACAAGCGTTCTACGACAGCTCTAGCTCTAAACTGCACTCATTCCTTTACTTCCGTGATCGCGAAGAGCGGAAAGAAGGCGAGAGTTTCAAACCCAATATTGAAAACCAAACTCTGCAATTGGCGTGGGATTACAAGTCTGGTTACTTCAAAGACACCGTGGGGCTCGACATCTGGGCTAACATCAACCAGAAAATCGGCGACACCACTGGAATGTCTGAGATCCTTTACTTTGATCATGAGTGTGCTAACGACCCTTCTAGCCAAACTTATGACCCAGCGACAGGCAAAACAACTCGTGTCGCTTGTGAAAAATCTTATGCAGCCCTATCGGTAGTTGCGCTGAAAGCAAAATTTGGTGATGACGCTGCCGGCTTAGCTCTACGTGGTGGTTACACCCCGATTAACTTCGGAACCATCCGTTCGAGCTGGGGTTTGAACCCACACGCTTACCGTGGTATTGAAGCTAAAGCGCACTTTGGTAACTGGGTAGTCGGCTATGCTTTCGCTGATGAATTCAAGAATGACTGGCGCAAAGACTTCCTACCCATGACCACAGTTTGGCACCAACAACAAAACCCTCTTTCGCCGACTCAAGGTTATGTAATTGACTACATTCAGACTGTGGGTGCTGTTTACAATTTTGATGGTGGCTCATTCGATGTGGGTTACGGTATCGGTAAAGAATACCGTACAAACTGGCAAGCACTGGCGAAATATGGTTTTGAGCTAGGTAGTGCAAAAGTCGATTTGACTGGCTTCTACCACGGTTCGATTGCAGAAGAAACCGAGTTAACCGGTGTGAAAGATGCAAAAGTTCAGAGCTATATCGGCTTTGGCGCAAACATCAAACAAGGTAACTTCACATGGATTGCAGGAGTTTCGGCAACCGATACTCAAGGTGAAGAGCTCAACTACAACTTCCGACTCACACCATGGGCGAACTCAGATAACCGCAGTTTCCAACAGACGCTTTCCGGCTTAGACGATTACAACACCGATGGTACTCGCGCAGTAAAATTAGGTGTGAACTACAACTTCGCAAGCTTTGGAGTACCAGGGCTATCAGCGGGAATGGGCGGTAACTACGCAACTCATGTTCGCTCTGATGCACAGAAAGCTATCTACGATGGCAGCATGTATTCGGTAGATTGGAACGTCGGTTACAAATTCCTTGATGGCGGTTTGGAAGGTCTGAACATTCAAACTTTCCGTAGCTTGTTCCGCGGCGATGACATCGTGCACAAGAACGATCGTAACGATTTGAAAGTGTTAATCTCTTACAGTGTAACGCTGAAATAA